The sequence below is a genomic window from Deltaproteobacteria bacterium.
AATTGGCCGATGGCAATGATCGCTGCGAGTTGGACGACGAGCAGGTTCTGCAGGATACCGACGCGGTCATGGAATATTTGCGCACGGTGCCGCAGGCCGACATGAGCAAAGTCGCCATGTCCGGCGTCTGCCAGACAGGTCGGCAACCGATCCTCGTCGGCGCCAAGCGCGACTATCTGAGCGCGGCGGTCGTCCTCTACGGCGCCGTCTACGACGCCGATTGGAAATCGCATGCGATGCGCCCCGAGTCCATCGAAAAACTGATGCAGGAGATCAAATGCCCGCTCACCGCCGTCTTCGGTGAGCTCGATAACTTGATTCACCAAGACAACATCGTGCGCATGTGCGGTGTGCTCGCCGCCGCTAAAAAGAGCTTCGGCATCCGCGTCTACCCCGACGCGCCGCACGGTTTTCTGAACGACACCATGCCCGGGCGCTATCGACAAACCCAGAGCGACGCGGCCTGGAACCAAATTACGACGTTCTTGCGCTCGGTCTTCGCCGGCGAGTGGAGAAAAGACCGGGCTTACTGGCGCTTCGAAGCCGATAGTTCGGTGGACTACGATTTCACTGCGATGAAACGCTGGGAATAGCGCTGCTTCGCAGCGCTATTCCCAGCAGATTCCAGATTACAAATTCCAGATTCCAGATAAGCTCGACGGATACGCGGGGGGTTCCACCTGGAATATCGAATCTGTAAGTTGGAGTCGCGCCGCGCGCAGAGCGCGCCCGCGCTATCTTGACAGCGGGAGGCCTGCCGAATACATTCGCCTCACCTGTTTCCGAAGGAGCCCGTTACGGCTAAACAAGAACAAGATGCCTTCGACCTGGTGTCCGTCGATGAGTCGAATCCGCTAACGACTAATCGCACGTGGCAGCGCTGCCGCGAGTTCATTTCCAATTGGCTCGGCGTTATCGGTGTGGTCGGCTTCTTTGTACTTTGGGAGCTGTCGACCCAACTCGAAATCCTCAACCCCTTCTATTTTCCACCCGTCAGCAGGATCGTTAGCAAAGGCTACGAGCTGTTCGCCAACGGCACCATCTGGGAGCACATGTGGTTCAGCCTAA
It includes:
- a CDS encoding dienelactone hydrolase family protein, translated to MQTPRKGKFSMLTSLKIDNRIDAHLGVPEGIGKRPVIIHMHERYGIVQHTMDLGEKYTQAGYVTIVPDYFSRFTGDRQKLADGNDRCELDDEQVLQDTDAVMEYLRTVPQADMSKVAMSGVCQTGRQPILVGAKRDYLSAAVVLYGAVYDADWKSHAMRPESIEKLMQEIKCPLTAVFGELDNLIHQDNIVRMCGVLAAAKKSFGIRVYPDAPHGFLNDTMPGRYRQTQSDAAWNQITTFLRSVFAGEWRKDRAYWRFEADSSVDYDFTAMKRWE